One Bacillota bacterium DNA segment encodes these proteins:
- a CDS encoding FGGY family carbohydrate kinase — translation MPAAYLCGIDVGTTNTKATLISDDGAVLAEASEPSRINQRGPGWVEQDPDEMAAAAERVLGECVRQAGVDPARVAGIAITGQMAGVASVDADWNPVTPYDSWLDTRCDPYVAVMRRRADSIIAASGGPPTYSHGPKMLWWKHEYPEIFRRIHKFVMPAAYVAGRLADLTGDQAFIDPTYLHFSCLADIRAQAWSEELCSHFEIPMEKLPRIVEPSDVVGRLSREAAARVGLVSGIPIVAGAGDQSAAMLGAGVIRPGIGYDAAGTASSFALCVPGFSPDVAHKTLVTGRLPAPGLWYALGYINGGGLNLRWLRDMLRALPAGGSSCGGMGLDYAQLDDLASRVPPGSDGLVFVPHLGGRVCPNQPNVRGAWVGLRWSHSTGHLYRALLESVAYEYSIYLDIEQRLAPDVAFHEVRVVGGGSQSALWNQLKADVLGVPYTRLNRSEAGSLGAAILAGYGIGVFRDLEAAVSAFVHPVERFEPRPEKRELYRPFAAFYRNLLEEYAGLWEGVASLSLSR, via the coding sequence ATGCCGGCTGCTTACCTGTGCGGCATCGATGTGGGGACGACCAACACCAAGGCCACGCTGATAAGCGACGATGGAGCGGTGCTGGCCGAGGCCAGCGAGCCCTCCCGCATCAATCAGCGGGGGCCGGGCTGGGTTGAGCAGGACCCCGACGAGATGGCGGCCGCTGCCGAGCGGGTGCTCGGTGAGTGCGTGCGGCAGGCAGGGGTAGACCCTGCGCGTGTGGCGGGTATCGCCATCACCGGGCAGATGGCCGGCGTCGCCAGCGTCGACGCCGACTGGAACCCGGTCACCCCGTACGATTCGTGGCTCGACACGCGGTGTGACCCTTACGTGGCGGTCATGCGCCGGCGGGCCGACAGCATCATCGCGGCAAGCGGGGGGCCGCCGACTTACTCCCACGGGCCCAAGATGCTGTGGTGGAAGCACGAGTATCCGGAGATCTTCCGGCGGATCCACAAGTTCGTCATGCCGGCCGCCTATGTCGCAGGACGCCTCGCCGATTTGACGGGGGACCAGGCCTTCATCGACCCCACCTACCTCCACTTCTCGTGCCTCGCCGACATTCGGGCGCAGGCGTGGTCGGAAGAGCTCTGTTCGCACTTCGAGATTCCCATGGAGAAGCTGCCCCGAATTGTCGAGCCGTCCGACGTGGTGGGCCGCCTCTCCCGTGAGGCGGCCGCGCGCGTCGGGCTCGTTTCGGGGATTCCCATCGTGGCGGGAGCCGGGGATCAGTCGGCGGCCATGCTTGGAGCCGGGGTCATTCGGCCGGGCATCGGATACGATGCCGCGGGCACGGCTTCGTCCTTTGCGCTGTGCGTGCCCGGCTTCTCCCCGGACGTGGCCCACAAGACGCTGGTGACGGGCCGCCTCCCGGCCCCAGGCCTCTGGTACGCACTGGGCTACATCAACGGTGGCGGGCTCAACCTTCGCTGGCTGCGCGACATGCTGCGGGCGCTGCCCGCCGGCGGCTCGTCCTGCGGCGGGATGGGCCTCGACTACGCGCAGCTGGACGACCTCGCCTCACGCGTGCCGCCGGGTTCAGATGGGCTGGTTTTCGTGCCGCACCTGGGCGGTCGCGTCTGCCCCAATCAACCCAATGTGCGGGGAGCGTGGGTCGGACTGCGCTGGTCACACTCGACGGGGCACCTCTACCGGGCCCTTCTGGAGAGTGTGGCCTACGAGTACTCGATTTACCTGGACATCGAGCAGCGGCTCGCCCCCGACGTTGCCTTCCACGAGGTGCGGGTGGTGGGAGGTGGGTCGCAGAGCGCTCTGTGGAACCAGTTGAAGGCAGACGTCTTGGGCGTCCCGTACACCCGGCTGAACCGGTCGGAGGCGGGCTCGCTCGGCGCGGCCATCCTGGCCGGCTACGGGATCGGGGTGTTCCGGGACCTGGAGGCGGCCGTGAGCGCTTTCGTCCACCCCGTTGAACGCTTCGAGCCCCGGCCCGAGAAAAGGGAGCTTTACCGGCCGTTCGCGGCGTTTTACCGGAACCTGCTCGAAGAATATGCAGGCCTGTGGGAGGGCGTCGCGTCACTATCACTATCGAGGTAA